The Prodigiosinella aquatilis region ATGATCGTGAACTGGCCGGGTTCCGCGAACTGGCGAAGCAGTATGCCAACCTTGCCGATGAAAAGATTACGGCACTGATTAAGCATAAAGAACTGGTGGAGATTTGCCATGACCGCAAAAAGTAAATTCAAGAGTCCTGCATTTGAAGCTATCCACAGCGCGGCTTCTGGCTTATTCAGCGTCGACGCTATCCCACAGGAAACGATGAGAAACTTTGACAAAGCCTGCATCAATAGTGTGGATGATCTTCAACCGCTAGAAATAAAAGCACTACGTGAGAAGCTGAACGTCAGCCAACCGGTTTTTGCCCGTTACCTGAATACCAGTGTTTCAACGGTGCAAAAATGGGAAAGTGGTGTAAAACGCCCCAGCGGGTTATCGCTGAAACTGCTTACCGTGGTGCAGAAGCATGGGTTGAAGGTGCTGGTTTGACTCACTAAGAGTAAATTGATATGACTTATTAAGATGATTTTTATTATAGGGTTATCTTTAATAAAGTCAGTAAGGAACGTATCCTAAAACATACTAATAAAAGTCTTCAATTAATTTTATGGAAATTATATATGTTAAAAATAACTTACGCTTTAGAACCGATCCCAATAGGGAACGTCTATAAGAGTGTGGAAGAACTCTAAAATGGACATCAACTGAATATGAAAGCGGATTGGTTAATTTATGATGGATTATAGGCTCAATTGGAATAGGCTCAAAATAATAAAAATATACATAAAAAGAGAGTCTAACGAATGTCGCAGGCTGGTCTAGCAGAAAACCATTAAATATGGTATAGTAAAAAATTATTTCCTGTGGTTATTAATTTTAAGAATATGAATGCAATTGCCCAAGAATTATTAGATATCAACAAAAAGATAAGAAGTAATCTTTTTAAATGGAATGGGCAATTTTCCCCACAATTTATAGAGGCATTGCTAAAGAATTACTCTAAGAATGGTGACATAGTTCTTGACCCCTTCTCTGGAAGTGGGACTGTATTGTATGAAGCCTCAAAACTCAATTTAAATACAATTGGTTGCGATATTAATCCATCTGCTTGCAAAATCTCAAATATATATAAAATTAGCAATCTCGACTATCATTCACGGAAGACTATAGTCGATAAGTTTTCAGCAATAATGAAGTCTGTTTTAAATAGGATTTCAGAAGAGAATATTTCCGACTATACAACGGAAATAATAGAAATAATAGATCTCAATGATGAGTATTTAAGAATTTTAATTGAGGGATATTTGATACTATCAGATGTTCACCCCTATAATAAAAGTAAAAACAACCTTGATAAACTTTTTTATGAGTATATACAAGTTATTCTCGAATTACCTTTTAACAGTAATGGCGTTCAGTGTTACCAAGCTGATTGCCGACAGTTACCATTAGAAAATAATACAGTAAGCTTGGTGATTACATCACCACCTTATATAAACGTTTTTAATTATCATCAACAATATAGGAAAAATGTTGAAGCTTTGGGTTATGATGTTTTAAAAATTGCCAAGTCTGAAATAGGTTCCAATAGAAAATTTCGCTCAAACAGATTCTACACTGTTTTTCAATATATTTTTGATATATCAAAATGTCTTGAAGAGATTAGTCGTGTGAGTAAAGATGACGCAAGAATTATTTTTATTGTTGGAAAAGTCTCGAATGTTTTAGGTATGAGAATTAACAATGGCGAAATTGTTAAAGATATAGCTATCGCAATGGGCTTTACTATTCCACTCATTCAAGAACGTTCATTCAAGAATAAATTTGGAAAAATAATAACAGAAGAAATAATTAATATCCCAAATACTAAAATTCATACTCATACTCCGTATGCATTGGAATCTATTGGAAGATTGCATTTGTCAAGAGTTTTAAATGAAATCCAAAGCGAAAATGTTAAAGAATTAATTATGAAAGCAATTGATAATTCAGAGAAAATTCCCTTGTCCCCTATATTTAAATAGTGCCATTGGAGTATTAATTTAATTAAAACGAACAGTGCGTAAGTGATTTCCCAAGTATGCTATGAAGATCTTTCGCTCATCAGAAATACCACCAATATAACCTCTAATGCTATCTGTTATATTAAAATGAAGTCTATATTGTTGCGACTTACCAACATGGTTCCTGAAAATTCGTTCATCTCCATACTGTTGCATTGTTGGTTCTGATTCATCTTTGAGCATTACCCCTTTCTGTATTATATGAGAGCGTCTTATTTCCCCAAATTTCCAAACATCAGTACAATAACTGTTAAGGTGGCAACTTAATTCATAAATTTTGTTTAGAATACTAAGATTGCCACCAGTCCTGTTTATAAAATCTATTGCACATTCAGATAAAATTATGGATTGGCAATCACTATCTAGCCGTTGAAAAAGTTGCTCAGGGGTTGAAATATCAGAGTCTTCAATTAAAGCTAAAACCCAAGAATCCTTATAATTTTCAGCATTTAGTTCGCCAAGATTTAAAACCTGAACAGTTGTAGCAGTTAACTCGCCATTATCATTTATTTCTTTTTTTTGCATTTCTATACTGAATTTATCCCATTCCTCAGCTGATGGGATTGATAAGAATGCATTATTCAAAAAATAAGCATATGCACCACCAATAGATTGATCTTCATTAAAATATAATTCATGATCAAGAGTCTGTTGTTGTAACTCTTCCAAAAATGGAGTTTCTTGAATAGTAGATAATAAAACGCCTTGATTATCCTTTTCAAGTTTAGAGTTATTTATGTGTTCAAGGAAATTTTGACCATCCTTACATGGTTGTTTTAACACTGATGAATGATAAGCAATTTTGAGTTTTTGGTCATTCCGTATTAACTTATTGAAAAAAATGATTCTATCAAAATAGTATTTTACACAAATAGAATTATCTAAACTAGATAAAGAAAGTTCATTGAACGGAAATATACTATCTTTATTCATTGTTGAGCCCTCAAGATTTGGTTCAATGATTTAGTCCACTCATCAAAAAAACCATCAGGCCAAAAGTCGAATTTTGCATTCTCATCTAATTTAGGTGAGAGAATATTTGTATGGGAAGATATATTATTTCCAGAGTCAACCATTTCAAAAAAATAAAAATTAACATCATCTGGCCCAATAAATCCAGTAACAACTGATTTCCTTATCCCATTGATAACATGATCACTATGAGTTTCAACTATTATCTGAACACCATCACTTGCTGTCTTAGAAAATAACTCACCTAACTTGGATTGCCCTTGCGGGTGTAAATGAGCTTCAGGGGTATCGATGATTAGTAAATCACCCTTTTCAGCTTTCAAGCATTGCACAATTACAGGTAGCACATAACTTATACCAAAGCCTACATTTGTGCTTCTGTAATTGTTAGATATACCCAGTTTTCTTTCAAATGAATAATTTAGACCTACCAAATCCGTACCATCTATATAGTCCGTATTCAAGGATATACCAGGACAAATATCTTGCAACCATTTATTAGTATTTTCAATTAAAGTGCTATTAACAGCATTTATATGAAGCCTGTCTTGGATTTCAAATGATTGCTTTCCAAAAATGTTTAGATAATGATATACAAACTCACCTGACATACCAATATCTCTAAGATTTCTTACTCTATAATCGTTTTTTTCCTGTAAAACAGTTGGACCAACT contains the following coding sequences:
- a CDS encoding DUF3696 domain-containing protein, which produces MINSYKLRNFKSFNSAELSFTKLNVLSGINGSGKSSIIQSLLLLKSHYEYQSPNYNVINLNNNYCQLGKVQDIFHEGAEDQIIKLILNVDHTEFLFSFDLDLEEFGLDYLQLKNVTHERAEINTFFDKVYYLQASRVGPTVLQEKNDYRVRNLRDIGMSGEFVYHYLNIFGKQSFEIQDRLHINAVNSTLIENTNKWLQDICPGISLNTDYIDGTDLVGLNYSFERKLGISNNYRSTNVGFGISYVLPVIVQCLKAEKGDLLIIDTPEAHLHPQGQSKLGELFSKTASDGVQIIVETHSDHVINGIRKSVVTGFIGPDDVNFYFFEMVDSGNNISSHTNILSPKLDENAKFDFWPDGFFDEWTKSLNQILRAQQ
- a CDS encoding DNA-binding transcriptional regulator, encoding MTAKSKFKSPAFEAIHSAASGLFSVDAIPQETMRNFDKACINSVDDLQPLEIKALREKLNVSQPVFARYLNTSVSTVQKWESGVKRPSGLSLKLLTVVQKHGLKVLV
- a CDS encoding DNA methyltransferase; protein product: MNAIAQELLDINKKIRSNLFKWNGQFSPQFIEALLKNYSKNGDIVLDPFSGSGTVLYEASKLNLNTIGCDINPSACKISNIYKISNLDYHSRKTIVDKFSAIMKSVLNRISEENISDYTTEIIEIIDLNDEYLRILIEGYLILSDVHPYNKSKNNLDKLFYEYIQVILELPFNSNGVQCYQADCRQLPLENNTVSLVITSPPYINVFNYHQQYRKNVEALGYDVLKIAKSEIGSNRKFRSNRFYTVFQYIFDISKCLEEISRVSKDDARIIFIVGKVSNVLGMRINNGEIVKDIAIAMGFTIPLIQERSFKNKFGKIITEEIINIPNTKIHTHTPYALESIGRLHLSRVLNEIQSENVKELIMKAIDNSEKIPLSPIFK